In the genome of Chitinivibrionales bacterium, the window TGCCCGAAACCAAAATCAGTGCCGACATTTCTCTCAATAACCTGGGTATCGATTCTCTCATGGGAATGGAACTCTCCTCCCGGCTCAACAAAGAACTGGGAATCGAGCTTACTTCGTTCGAGATTATTAAAGGCATTACGCTGAAACAGCTTGCAGAGAAGGCGGTGGGGCAGATTGAGAAGGTTGCGGTGCAGCGGGGTACGTGATGACCTCTTGTGCTCATGCCCCCAAATTTCCAGAAAACCATTAACCTTCTCGACAACAGGCTGCATAATCTCGTTTCTTTTAGAAACGCTGCTCTCATGGACGAACTTTGAATACTTTGCATAGTCCTTGTTCCACTTGTCGAGATTCTGGGTCAGGACGTTTCTTTTTTCCTTTGCAGCCTTGTCATATCCGGTTTTGATAGACTCAAGTGCTGCATTCAGAGAATCCTGAATCACCTTCAGTTCTGACTCCATCTTTTCCATCTCTGATTCGTATTTCTTTTGTGCCTTGATAGCCTCGGAGAAATTCTCAAGGATTTTGCCGGATTCGACGTAGTACCATGTACCGGTTAAAGTTTCGGATATAGTCTATGCAATTTAACCCTTGCCTCAGTTGTAGTAAAGTGCCAGTTTACTTTTGATTCACGATTATTGCGACGCAATTCCCAATCACGCACTTCATTACGCATCGTTTCGATTTCCGGAATTCTTCGGTTAAGGCACTGGCCTTTCAAAACGCTGAGTTCAATTTCCGCAATATTCAGCCAACTGCCATGTTTTGGTGTGTAATGGATTTCCAGGCGTTCAGCCTGTCAACACCGGAAAAATATTTCCCAAAAACGCCGGGATATTATTTCCCATTTTCGGCAAAAAAACATCATTTCGCCGGGGGAACCAACCCCAGTTTGATTCTGTTTTTCAAGCGGTATGACTCTCCTTTCAAGATGATGACTTGTGCATGATGTAAAAGCCGGTCAAGTGTGGCCGTAGCGATAGCGTTTTCTCCCATTAACTCACCCCACTGACCGAACGCC includes:
- a CDS encoding AAA family ATPase, with amino-acid sequence AFGQWGELMGENAIATATLDRLLHHAQVIILKGESYRLKNRIKLGLVPPAK